TGGCTGTCGGCCCTCGCCGACGCGCTCGACGCGGCGGGTCCCGAGCTGATCGCGACCGCCCAGGCGGAGACGAACCTGCCCACGGGGCGGCTCACCGGGGAGCTGGCGCGCACCACCTTCCAGGCCCGGCTCTTCGCCGAGCGGCTCCGGGACGGCAGCCTGCTGGAGGCGCGGATCGACCACGCCGACCCCGACTGGCCGATGGGTCCGAGGCCGGACATCCGTCGGGCGCTGCGTCCGCTGGGCGTCGTGGTCGTGTTCGCGGCGAGCAACTTCCCCTTCGCGTTCAGCGTCGCGGGCGGTGACACCGTGTCCGCGCTGGCCGCGGGCTGCCCGGTGGTGCTCAAGGCCCATCCCGGTCATCCGCGACTCTCCCGGGAGACCGCGGCCGTCGTGGTCGCCGCGTTGGAGTCCGCGGGCGCCCCCGCAGGCGTGTTCTCGCTGATCGAGGGCTTCGAGGACGGCATCGCGGCGGTCCGGGACCCTCGGGTGTCCGCGGTCGGGTTCACCGGCTCCGTCTCCGGCGGCCGGGCGCTGTTCGACGTCGCGGTCGGCAGGCCGGTGCCCATCCCCTTCTACGGCGAACTGGGCAGCACCAACCCCGTCTTCGTGACCCCGCGCGGCTGGCAGGACCGGGGCGCCGAGATCGTCGAGGGCTTCGCCGGGTCGATGACCCTCGGCTCGGGCCAGTTCTGCACCAAGCCGGGCATCGTCCTGGTGCCCGACGTCGACGGGTTCATCGAACACCTGCCCGAGCTGACCGCCGGGCCGATGCTGAACGAGCGCATCCAGACCGGCTTCCTCACCGCGACGGGCGGCCTGGCCGACTGCGACGGCGTCGAGACCGTTCCGACGGTCGCCGGAGCCGACAGCGCGGTGGCCCCGGTGCTGCTGCGCACCACCGCCGAGCGGGTGCTCGCCGATCCCGAGCTGCTGGGCATGGAGTGCTTCGGCCCGGCCGCGCTGCTCGTCTCCTACTCCTCCATTGAGGAGCTGCTGGCGGTGGCTCGGACGTCCCACGGCCAGCTGACCGCCACCATTCAGGGCAGCGAGGCTGGGGACGACGTGGCCGCCGCCCTCGTCGAGCCGCTGTCGGACTTCGCGGGCCGGGTCATCTGGAACCAGTGGCCGACCGGCGTGACGGTGAGCGACGCCCAGCACCACGGCGGTCCCTACCCGGCGACCACCGCGCCCACGACCACCTCGGTGGGCACGGCGGCGGTGGCCCGGTGGCTGCGGCCGGTCGCCTATCAGAACCTGCCCGCCGCGCTGCTGCCCGCCGCCGTCGGCGAGACCGCGCCCGAGGGGGTGCGGCAGGTGATCGACGGCAGACAGTCCTGAGCGTCGCCTCAGCCTGAGCGTGCGACCGACGGGCGCGCGGCGGGCGCGGTGCTGATCGAGCGTTCCAGGCGTTCGAGCAGGGACAGCAGCTCCGCCCGCTCGGCACCCGACAGCCCCGCGACGGTCTGCTCTTCGAGTTCGGCCCACACCCCGTGCAGGCGGTCGAGGAGCCCGCTGCCCGCCTCGGTCAGTTCGACCAGCATCACGCGGGCGTCCCGGCTGGAGCGCGTGCGGCAGATGAAGCCCGCGCGTTCCAGCCGCTGCACCGTCTTGGTGACGGTGGAGGGGTGGATGCCGAGCCTGTTCACCAGGTCCCGTTGCGAGGTCGAGCCGCTCTCGGCGAGCAGCATGAGCACGATCTCCTGGCCGGGGTAGAGACCCAGCCTGGTCAACAGCGAGCCCGCGAGCAGCTTGTGTGCGCGGGCGACTCGGACGATCGCCGAGCTGACCGGGCCCTGCTCGATGCCGAGCATCGATGCCGTGACGGCACAGACCTCGTCGGTCTCGTCGTGCATGACGTCTTCCCTACTGGATCGCCGCTCTACCGCGGGAATTAGTTGGTCGACCATGTATTCTCGTCGCAGCCCTCGAGGAGGAGACCGCATGTCCAGTTTCAATGAGGATGTCATCGCCGAGTTCCGGGCGAACGAAGGCCGGGTCGGCGGCCCGTTCGACGGCGTTCCGCTGCTGTTGTTGACCACCACCGGTCGGCGCAGCGGACTGCCCCGCACCCTGCCGCTGGGCACCATCACCGACGGTGACTCGTTCGTGATCGCCGCCTCCGACTCGGGCGCGGACAAGCCCCCGCTGTGGTTGGCCAATCTCGAGGCGGACCCGCGCGCGACCATCGAGGTGGGCACCCGCACCATGTCGGTCCGCGCGAGAATCGAGGCATCCGGTCCGGAGCGCGACCGACTCTACGCGGCCCTGGTGAAGGCGATGCCCCCCTTCGCCGATTACGAGGCCAAGACCACGCGGCTGATCTCGGTCGTGGTGCTGACGGAGACGGCGGACGCCGAGAACGCCTGAGCCCGTCTCAGCCGCGGGATGGTCAGCCGATCCCGCCACGAGCGCGGCCGCGGGCCGTCGCTCTCCCGCGGCGCACCCGAACCGGACGTCGCGGGTCGGACGGCCCCCGGCTCCCGACCGCGCGCCGGCACGCGAGACGTCGAGCGGGACGGCCCCGCACGGCGTCGACACGCCGGCCCGGTGTCGCACGATCCGGCCGACGATCTTCTCGTCGGTGAAGGCGTACGGAGCCAGGCGGACACTTCGACGTCCTCACCCCGACGGCTGCCCGGACACCCTGCCGGCGGGCGGTCGACCCCAACGCACCTCCGGCCGTGATCAGCGGCACAGCGCAGGTCGAATCGATCCCGACGAATCGGGTTGACGCCCGACGAGACCCGCCAGAGACTCGCTGCGAGCGACGACGAGCCCCTCGGCCTCGGCCGCAGGTCCCGCCCCGATGTTGCTCGACGAGCGGAAGGCACCTCGACGATGAGCGCGCAGGCGACACCGGGTCCACGGGCGCCGGTCACGCTGCGCTCCCTCATTCCCGCCGTCTTCCTGCCCGCCACCCTGTACGGCCTGGGACAGGGCGCGGCGGCCCCGCTGATCGCCATCACGGCCAGGGAGCTGGGCGCCTCCTTCTCCCTGGCCGGCGTCATCGTCGCCGTGCTCAGCGTCGGCCAGGTCGTCGGCAACCTGCCCGCCGGGCGACTCGTCGGAGTGCTCGGCGAGCGCGGTGCCCTGCTGGCGGCCTCAGTGCTGGCCGTGCTCGCGGCGGTGGGCTGCGCGCTGGCGTCGAATCTGCCGACGTTGGCAGCCTCCGTGCTGGTGGCCGGGCTGGCGAACTCGGTCTGGGGCCTGGCGAGACAGACCTTCCTCACCGAGGTCGTCCCGCTGCGCCTGCGGGCCAGGGCCATGTCGACCCTGGGCGGCGTGGTGCGCATCGGGTCGTTCGCCGGGCCGCTGATCGGAGCGGGCGCGCTGCTGCTGCTCGGGCCGCGCGGCGGCTACTGGGTTCAGGTGCTCGCGATCCTCGCGGCGGGGACGATCGTGCTCGTGCTCCCCGACGTCGAACGGCGCCGCACTCGCGCGGGGGCGGGCGCCCCGGCCCGTCCGCTGCGCATGTTCGTCGAACACCGCAGGCTGTTCGCCACCCTGGGCACGTCGGCGGTCCTGGTCGGGGCGATCCGAGCCTCGCGCCAGGTCGTCGTCCCGCTGTGGGGGGATCATCTCGGCCTCGATCCGGCCGTCACCAGCCTGATCTACGGCGTCTCCGGCGCGCTGGACATGCTGTTGTTCTATCCCGCCGGTCGGGTGATGGACCTCTACGGTCGCCGGTTCGTGGCCGTGCCCTCCATGCTGGTCCTCGGCGTGTCCTGCCTGCTGCTGCCGCTGGCCGGTGGTCCGGTCAGCCTACTGCTCGTCGCGGCGCTGATGGGCGTCGGAAACGGCATGGGCAGCGGGATCATGATGACGCTGGGCGCCGACCTGGCGCCGCCCGACCGGCGCCCCGCGTTCCTGGCCGCCTGGCGGCTGTGCGTGGACACGGGCGGCAGCACAGGACCGCTGCTGATCGGCGCGGGCGCCGCCCTCTCGCTGGGCTTCGCGATCGCGGGAATGGGCGTGATCGGCCTGCTCGCGGCGGCCGGCCTGGGCCGGTGGATCGTCGAGCCCGACCGGGCGGACCTCGCGGCGGGGGGCCGCGGCCGCGTCGCCGGCGCCGATCTACCCGTCGGGGGGCCGGCGATCGTGCTGTCCCGGGACGAGTCCGGCCGGACGCGGCAGGCGGTCCCGTCGGCCGTGAGCGGCCCGAAGCAGCCGGACGGCGGGAGTCGGTGAGCGGCGTCGAGTTCGTCATCGCGGGTCTGGCCGTCCTCGTCGGCGCCGCGTTGCAGGGCACGATCGGCCTCGGGCTGGGCATGCTGGCCGGGCCGATCCTCGCGCTGCTCGACCCGACGCTCGTACCGGGGCCGCTGCTGATGCTGGCCACCGTGCTGACCCTCGTCGTCGTGCTGCGGGAACGCGCGGCGCTGGACCTCGCGGGCACCGGCTGGGCGCTGGCAGGCCGCGTCCCCGGCACCGCGGCGGGTGCGCTGCTCGTCGCGGTGCTCTCGCCGGACGCCGTCACCGTGGTCCTCGCCGCGGTGGTGCTGCTGGGCACCGTGATCAGCGCCCTCGGCTGGACGCCGCACCCCACTCGGCCCGCGCTGCTGCTCGCGGGGGCGGCCTCCGGGGTGATGGGCACCGCCACCTCGATCGGCGGGCCGCCGATGGCGCTGGTCTGGCAACGACTCTCCGGGGCGAGGCTGCGCGCGATGATGAGCGCGTTCTTCCTGGTCGGTTGTCTGCTCTCCCTCACGGCGTTGGCGATCGTCGGCGAACTCACGGTGGACGGGATCGCCGCCGCGGCTCCGCTGATCCCCTTCGTGCTCCTCGGCTACCTGGGATCACGACTGCTGGGCCGCGCCCTGGACCACGGTCGCCTGCGTGTCCTCGCGCTGAGCGTCTGCGCGGCGAGCGCCCTGATCCTGCTCGCCGGCCACCTCTTCTGAGGAGCGGGACGGCGGACCGCCGCACGGGACCTTCGCCACCCGGCGTCCCGGTCGGACGCCGTCGGCGGCGTGGACACGTCCGGCGGTGCCGACGGCCGCCTGCTGCTCGGTGCCGCATCGTGAGCGGCGTCGAGGCGGACGGACGGGATCTGCGACGAAGACCGACCGCGGCCCTCAACCCGGTCGACGGAACGGGCAGGGGCGGTGAAGTCGGTTTCGACGCCGCGCGTCGCTGAGGCGTCGGCGGGCCGGCGCGGCCGCATGAGGCAGGGCGACACCCGCGTGGCGGGGCCGCCGCGACGGCCACAGCATGGCGAATGGCGAGACCGGCCGCTGCCCGCCCGTCCCTGCGGCCGCCGAGTCCCGCCGCGGGATCGAGCCGCATCGGCCAGCGCGCCGAGCAGCCCGCGCCGCGGGTGTCGGCGCCTGGCCCGCCGGGTCGATCGCGGCTACGCCGACCGAAGTCCGACGAGCGGCCTGCCGACGCGTCCGGAGCCGCACGCTCGACCGCCTCGCCGCTTGTTCCGGCGCGCACCGGAACGAGACCGAGGA
This genomic stretch from Actinoalloteichus hoggarensis harbors:
- a CDS encoding aldehyde dehydrogenase (NADP(+)), giving the protein MTTPAPTLDGVLASAEGAARTLTLSSPVERAGWLSALADALDAAGPELIATAQAETNLPTGRLTGELARTTFQARLFAERLRDGSLLEARIDHADPDWPMGPRPDIRRALRPLGVVVVFAASNFPFAFSVAGGDTVSALAAGCPVVLKAHPGHPRLSRETAAVVVAALESAGAPAGVFSLIEGFEDGIAAVRDPRVSAVGFTGSVSGGRALFDVAVGRPVPIPFYGELGSTNPVFVTPRGWQDRGAEIVEGFAGSMTLGSGQFCTKPGIVLVPDVDGFIEHLPELTAGPMLNERIQTGFLTATGGLADCDGVETVPTVAGADSAVAPVLLRTTAERVLADPELLGMECFGPAALLVSYSSIEELLAVARTSHGQLTATIQGSEAGDDVAAALVEPLSDFAGRVIWNQWPTGVTVSDAQHHGGPYPATTAPTTTSVGTAAVARWLRPVAYQNLPAALLPAAVGETAPEGVRQVIDGRQS
- a CDS encoding MarR family winged helix-turn-helix transcriptional regulator translates to MHDETDEVCAVTASMLGIEQGPVSSAIVRVARAHKLLAGSLLTRLGLYPGQEIVLMLLAESGSTSQRDLVNRLGIHPSTVTKTVQRLERAGFICRTRSSRDARVMLVELTEAGSGLLDRLHGVWAELEEQTVAGLSGAERAELLSLLERLERSISTAPAARPSVARSG
- a CDS encoding nitroreductase family deazaflavin-dependent oxidoreductase is translated as MSSFNEDVIAEFRANEGRVGGPFDGVPLLLLTTTGRRSGLPRTLPLGTITDGDSFVIAASDSGADKPPLWLANLEADPRATIEVGTRTMSVRARIEASGPERDRLYAALVKAMPPFADYEAKTTRLISVVVLTETADAENA
- a CDS encoding MFS transporter — encoded protein: MSAQATPGPRAPVTLRSLIPAVFLPATLYGLGQGAAAPLIAITARELGASFSLAGVIVAVLSVGQVVGNLPAGRLVGVLGERGALLAASVLAVLAAVGCALASNLPTLAASVLVAGLANSVWGLARQTFLTEVVPLRLRARAMSTLGGVVRIGSFAGPLIGAGALLLLGPRGGYWVQVLAILAAGTIVLVLPDVERRRTRAGAGAPARPLRMFVEHRRLFATLGTSAVLVGAIRASRQVVVPLWGDHLGLDPAVTSLIYGVSGALDMLLFYPAGRVMDLYGRRFVAVPSMLVLGVSCLLLPLAGGPVSLLLVAALMGVGNGMGSGIMMTLGADLAPPDRRPAFLAAWRLCVDTGGSTGPLLIGAGAALSLGFAIAGMGVIGLLAAAGLGRWIVEPDRADLAAGGRGRVAGADLPVGGPAIVLSRDESGRTRQAVPSAVSGPKQPDGGSR
- a CDS encoding sulfite exporter TauE/SafE family protein, with translation MSGVEFVIAGLAVLVGAALQGTIGLGLGMLAGPILALLDPTLVPGPLLMLATVLTLVVVLRERAALDLAGTGWALAGRVPGTAAGALLVAVLSPDAVTVVLAAVVLLGTVISALGWTPHPTRPALLLAGAASGVMGTATSIGGPPMALVWQRLSGARLRAMMSAFFLVGCLLSLTALAIVGELTVDGIAAAAPLIPFVLLGYLGSRLLGRALDHGRLRVLALSVCAASALILLAGHLF